GTGTGATCCAGGGGGAATTGGCGGAATTGGTGCGTGACACGGCCCACATCGCGGGGAGCAATCGCACCGGAAACCCCTGTTCGGCAACGGCTTCGATTAATTGCGTTCCCTCGGCGGTCTCCATGCGAAATTCGCCGGAATTGGGGGCGGATTCCCGACAATTCCTGGGTGGGGAGCCGAGTGATTCCGCGAATTGGAACGCCTCTCGCCAGCCGAGCCATGCCCAGGGATCGATTCCCGAGCGATGCAACCACTGCTGACCAACATTGCTCAGCCAGAATTCGACGGCTTCCGCCGGTGCCGCGACGGTGCGCCGAGCCACGACTGTGCCGCTGGGAAAATCGACCAGCATCAGGGTGCGATTGAGATGGAGCACGAGCCGATTCCGCGAGCCATCGCAAGCCACCTGGGAGGGAATGACCATCCCCGGAATTCGACAGCGATGGCGCAATTTCGGCGGATTCAGGCTCCACCATTCCAGTTCAGTCGTCAGGGTGTTGTTTTCGTCGGGCGATGCAAGGGTGAAGGCCAAAATTGCCTCGGTTCCGGCATCATTCATCAAAACCGTCTGCTGCACGGTACCCGGATGCGATTGCGTGACCCAATCGGACTTGCCCCAGTTGCCCAGCGTGATGCCGCGACGTTCGACCGCGGAGTTGATCGCGAAGACGGACCCGGAGTTGCTGGAGATGGCCAACGTGGGCGGATCGACTAATTCGGGGGTGAATCCCAACGGCGTGCCGGTGCGGGTGTAGGCATCGACTCGGTCGCCACGCATCGCTGCCGCGACCCGCGATTGGGTGACCATCGGCTCACGTCGCAGGTTGGGCGAGCTGGTCCAGCAGAGGATTGGCGGTGACTCGCCGATGGGGAAATCGCGGCCCGTTCCAGTGTATCGGGCGACGCGAATGGGGCGGGCACTCTGCCACTGGGCGAGCGTTTCGCCGGAATCCCAGGCGATTCGTCGCACTTGTGAATCGCGGGTCACCACCAGGAATTCCTGCGAATCCGCACTGGCGTGGAGGTCGCGGACGAGTGGGGCGTTGCGGGTGGGGCGATACCAACCATCGAGCGCGAATTCGCCTTCGGATTCGGCGGCGGTCAACTCGATTCGGCGATGCAGTCGAAACGGCTGCAATCGAAAAACCTCCACTCCAGTCTTGCGGGCGATGGCCAGCCAGCGCAAATCGGGCGATGCCGCCGCATTTCTAGGTAAATAGGGCAATGCAAAATCGCTGGGGGAATCATTCGATCGTTCCACGACGGCAAGTGTTTCGGGCAATAACGGTTGCCAGGCAGCCAATGACCGTCGAATTGCGTGGGCCAACTCACTGTGCGGATCGGGGGTGGTTTCCAACGCGCGGGCCAGCCACAAGCACCCCTCGGCGATTTGCCCGGCGGATGCGCGTTGTTGCCCGGTTTCGGCGATGAGTCGTGCCGAAAGTTGGCTCATGCGCTCGGCCTGTTTTCGCTGCATATCGGCGGTGGTGACGGCGGCGTTCAGTTGGCCGACGATGCGTTCGCGCCCCGCACTTTCGGCCATCACTGCCGTCAGATTCGCCTCGGATTCCTGACGCGACTGCCACTGTTGCAGCAGGATTCCACCCGCGAGAATGGTGCAAAGCACGGCGAGCATGCCGACCACCAGCAAACTCGCCGCCGCGGTTCGATTGCGCTGACACCACCGCAGAATCCGCTCGATTCGCAGAATCGGCCGCGCCATCACTGGCAATCCCTGCTCGAATCGCCGGAGATCTTCCGCGAAATCGGCGACGCTGGGGTACCGTCGATCGGCATTCGGATGCAGGCAGCGCAAGGTGATGCGCTCCAAATCCTTCGGGATTTCTCGGCGAATGTCGCGCGGAGAAATCGTCCGTTGGGTGGGCAACCCACGGATGCGGTTGCGAATCTCTTCCGGGGTGATCGGCGGCTGTCCGGTGAGGCATTCGTACAGAATCGCCCCCAATGCATAGAGATCCGCCAGCGGACCGACCGACCCCGATTCCTCGAGTTGTTCCGGGGCCATGTAAATCGGTGTGCCAACGGGCGTGCCCGGCTCGGTCATCCCCTCGGCGATTGGTGAGAGATCTTTGGCCAAGCCAAAATCGCTGACCAGCGGGTGAGTATTAGTCCGCATCAGGATATTGGCCGGCTTCAAATCGCGGTGAACGATGTTCAATCGGTGCGCATCGGCAATCGCATCGGCGATGGAGCGGAGCAGGGCGACCGCATGCCGCACGTCCAGCCGCCCGGATTTGAGCCGCTGAGCGAGCGTGCCGCCGGGAATCCAGTCCATGGTGAAATACGGTCGGCCAGCATGTTCGCCGATCTGGTGGATTCGCACGATGTGCGGATGCTGCAATCGGGCGAGATACTCCGCCTCGGCCCGAAATCGCTTCAAATCGCGCTCGGTGGGGACGAATCGCAGCGTTTTCAGCGCCACCATGCGCTGCAAGGAATGTTCCACCGCACGATAGACGACACCCATGCCGCCGCTGCCAGCCTCTTCCAGCAGCAGCAATCCGGGGATTGTTTCCAATGGGGGCAATGCCGTGGCGGTGTTGGGCCGCGACCATTGCGAGGGGAGTTGCGACAGGGCCAACTGCGGGAAGCGTTGCTGATAGGCGGCGAGTTCCAAGCCGGGGTCGGAACGTCGGCGTTGACGATATTCCGTGAAGATGAGCTCCCGCAGAATCTCCGGCAATTCCGACAGAACGGGGTAGCGGGCGACCAATTCTTCGACACGGAATTCCTGTCCCAGTCGCAGTCGGCCTTGCAGTTCCGCGTGCAGTAATTCGACCCGGTGCGCGAATGGCGCATCGGCAGGCAAGAATGCTTCGGGGGTGGCGGCGGGATCGCTGGCCAAAGTCGTGAGAAAGGCGTGAATGCGCAGATCGAGTGCGCGGAATTCGCTGGGATCGCTGGGGGACGGGGGCGATGTCATGCCGCGTGGTTCCGTTATTCCGCTGCGGGGCGATCGCGGAGGTGGCGAATCAGAATCTGCCGAATCTGGGCCCGAATTCGCTCGACGCCGCGATCGTAATAGTTGAGGGCATCGCTGATTTCGCCCACGGTGAATCCTTCCAGGGTGCGATCGAACACGGCCCGATGCAAGTCAGATTGCAATTCCGCGCGCACTGCCGACAGTAAATCGCGCAATTCGACCAAATTTTCTGGCGAAACCAGCGAATCGGCCAATTGACGCACCTCGCCAGACTCATCGGTTTGCAGCGAACGTTCCCGGCGTCGATCGTTTCGTTGTGCGAATTGTTCGCGTGCCTCGCGGATGCACCGCCGTTCGACAATGAGCGCCAGAAGCCCCCAGAGTTGCTGCCAATCGATGAAGCGGATGCGACCGGCCCGCCAGCCAATCAAAAAACTCCGAAATGCTGAGAGCACAATATCTTCCG
This DNA window, taken from Tuwongella immobilis, encodes the following:
- a CDS encoding serine/threonine-protein kinase gives rise to the protein MTSPPSPSDPSEFRALDLRIHAFLTTLASDPAATPEAFLPADAPFAHRVELLHAELQGRLRLGQEFRVEELVARYPVLSELPEILRELIFTEYRQRRRSDPGLELAAYQQRFPQLALSQLPSQWSRPNTATALPPLETIPGLLLLEEAGSGGMGVVYRAVEHSLQRMVALKTLRFVPTERDLKRFRAEAEYLARLQHPHIVRIHQIGEHAGRPYFTMDWIPGGTLAQRLKSGRLDVRHAVALLRSIADAIADAHRLNIVHRDLKPANILMRTNTHPLVSDFGLAKDLSPIAEGMTEPGTPVGTPIYMAPEQLEESGSVGPLADLYALGAILYECLTGQPPITPEEIRNRIRGLPTQRTISPRDIRREIPKDLERITLRCLHPNADRRYPSVADFAEDLRRFEQGLPVMARPILRIERILRWCQRNRTAAASLLVVGMLAVLCTILAGGILLQQWQSRQESEANLTAVMAESAGRERIVGQLNAAVTTADMQRKQAERMSQLSARLIAETGQQRASAGQIAEGCLWLARALETTPDPHSELAHAIRRSLAAWQPLLPETLAVVERSNDSPSDFALPYLPRNAAASPDLRWLAIARKTGVEVFRLQPFRLHRRIELTAAESEGEFALDGWYRPTRNAPLVRDLHASADSQEFLVVTRDSQVRRIAWDSGETLAQWQSARPIRVARYTGTGRDFPIGESPPILCWTSSPNLRREPMVTQSRVAAAMRGDRVDAYTRTGTPLGFTPELVDPPTLAISSNSGSVFAINSAVERRGITLGNWGKSDWVTQSHPGTVQQTVLMNDAGTEAILAFTLASPDENNTLTTELEWWSLNPPKLRHRCRIPGMVIPSQVACDGSRNRLVLHLNRTLMLVDFPSGTVVARRTVAAPAEAVEFWLSNVGQQWLHRSGIDPWAWLGWREAFQFAESLGSPPRNCRESAPNSGEFRMETAEGTQLIEAVAEQGFPVRLLPAMWAVSRTNSANSPWITPIPQADWRNIDQSMRLIRHPDEPWAVRNRIDAPPIGYLWEGRLLLAPTFTRAVQIEGNRFRIVKLPEHQAGPVLRLPREFDKFPPTVTWSADGRRCLILSIAAEQTRLMEGMVCDSETGAIIRRVPETARATIAADGQWVVWEDQRTGNLRRAAIDRPNQPDTPLKRAVTHPIAGPIQITRDGTGCLLHSTSDSTITGEWIDLATGNVRRVLERPNHRLFRLLESELLGIICVEELPSSELLVTLLTDSHREPIRLPNRHAIDRSFQFAQAPIWQLAANGRVLMGRAQSRQIIAWNLDHPGEIPLANRGKLRTFTRDNQFAIVDMNDASGQSLREVIDRITGARIESFPGSSGLIDSPDGRDWLPSSSGIQRFDRATRLPIGPMLRHVAIWQEDEFLQLGQSEFRWQDHASLGLPTIAEPEWSASQWREELEFRTGMELAPDGSLRGLSAAEWQRRAADRGAATDSAPAAAKPPP
- a CDS encoding ECF-type sigma factor, whose product is MLPDPMDLNPEDWDRLAEQMLNGDEAAISAVFQRFAQRLLEQATARLDPRLRAVIDPEDIVLSAFRSFLIGWRAGRIRFIDWQQLWGLLALIVERRCIREAREQFAQRNDRRRERSLQTDESGEVRQLADSLVSPENLVELRDLLSAVRAELQSDLHRAVFDRTLEGFTVGEISDALNYYDRGVERIRAQIRQILIRHLRDRPAAE